Proteins encoded in a region of the Salinicoccus sp. RF5 genome:
- a CDS encoding ABC transporter ATP-binding protein yields the protein MTNKLEVHNLTHTFNGGNTVHVLDDLSLDVADGEFVTLLGPSGSGKSTIFNLIGGLYRPDSGDIFIDGTRVNGTRGNISYLPQQDSLLPWRTIEDNVTLVQEITGTVDKDTARKWLKRAGLEGYEKAYPSTLSGGMRQRVAFIRSLLSPQELMLLDEPFGALDELTRLDMQDWLLKIWEMDRRSVLFITHSIEEAIYMSNRILILSDKPARIAREIEVPFERPRNHDIILDESFTKLKREIYHMLRAGDD from the coding sequence ATGACGAATAAGCTTGAGGTCCACAACCTCACACACACGTTCAATGGCGGCAACACCGTGCATGTGCTCGATGACCTGTCCCTCGATGTGGCAGATGGTGAATTCGTCACCCTGCTCGGACCCTCCGGCAGCGGCAAGAGCACCATCTTCAACCTGATCGGCGGACTCTACAGACCCGATTCGGGCGACATCTTCATCGACGGTACCCGTGTCAACGGCACGCGCGGCAACATCAGCTACCTGCCCCAGCAGGATTCCCTGCTGCCGTGGCGGACGATCGAGGACAACGTCACACTCGTCCAGGAGATCACCGGCACCGTCGATAAGGATACCGCCCGCAAGTGGCTCAAGCGCGCCGGACTCGAAGGATATGAAAAGGCCTACCCGAGCACGCTGTCCGGCGGCATGCGCCAGCGCGTCGCCTTCATCCGGTCGCTGCTCAGCCCGCAGGAGCTGATGCTGCTGGACGAACCGTTCGGGGCACTCGATGAGCTCACCCGCCTCGATATGCAGGACTGGCTGCTCAAAATATGGGAGATGGACCGGCGTTCCGTCCTCTTCATCACCCACAGCATCGAAGAGGCCATCTACATGTCCAACCGGATCCTCATCCTCTCCGACAAACCAGCCCGCATTGCACGCGAAATAGAAGTGCCGTTCGAACGGCCGCGAAATCACGACATCATCCTTGATGAATCATTCACCAAGCTGAAACGCGAAATCTATCATATGCTCCGGGCAGGGGACGACTGA
- a CDS encoding DUF4956 domain-containing protein — protein MNEFVQQYFEIGNETTTFTVIELLLAIILSAILSTVVTLVYKWTHHGVNYSQSYVQTVVIMSVVVAIIMIVIGNNVAVAFGLVGAFSIIRFRSAMSDPKDIAFIFFGMVVGIACGLGFYLLAVIFTAIMSLIIGVMHKTDYGSKGSDEKVLKITVPENMHFEGAFDDVFRQYLEQNELVNIETTNLGTMYMLEYRVRTKKETRDKTLMDAIRTKNANMKVTLNVSRLGF, from the coding sequence ATGAATGAATTTGTACAGCAGTATTTTGAAATCGGCAATGAAACGACGACGTTTACGGTCATCGAGCTCCTGCTTGCGATCATCCTGAGCGCCATTCTGAGCACGGTGGTGACATTGGTCTACAAATGGACGCACCACGGGGTGAACTACTCGCAGTCCTATGTCCAGACGGTCGTCATCATGAGTGTCGTCGTCGCCATCATCATGATCGTCATCGGCAACAATGTCGCCGTCGCATTCGGACTCGTCGGCGCATTCTCCATCATCCGGTTCAGGAGCGCCATGAGCGATCCCAAGGACATCGCCTTCATCTTCTTCGGCATGGTCGTCGGCATCGCATGCGGCCTCGGATTCTATCTGCTCGCCGTCATATTCACGGCCATCATGAGCCTGATCATCGGAGTGATGCACAAGACCGACTACGGCAGCAAGGGGTCCGATGAGAAGGTGCTCAAGATCACCGTACCTGAAAACATGCATTTCGAAGGCGCATTCGATGACGTGTTCCGCCAATATCTCGAACAGAACGAGCTCGTCAACATCGAAACGACGAACCTCGGCACGATGTATATGCTTGAGTACAGGGTGCGCACGAAGAAGGAGACCCGGGACAAGACGCTGATGGACGCCATCCGGACGAAGAACGCCAACATGAAGGTGACGCTGAATGTGTCACGCCTCGGGTTCTAG
- a CDS encoding polyphosphate polymerase domain-containing protein produces the protein MALEVFSRREVKYLIPFETYEAIAREIAAHMRFDRFGTEGKYNIVSLYFDSEDGRIYSETRNKLRFRQKLRLRVYDDADLTSTAFLEVKQKYNNVVNKRRTGLPLHAAYDYIYGGRDVVEAATNPQIFREADHFRELYNLAPQVVVSYDRQAFHGIREDDLRVTFDYNLRCRSDDLNIENGPHGTHFIDLGLVVMEVKMSSSIPLWLTEILSAHGLRKEGVSKFCTSIDVETKGIEHAVNEKRTG, from the coding sequence ATGGCACTTGAAGTTTTCAGCCGCAGGGAAGTGAAGTATCTGATCCCCTTTGAAACGTATGAAGCAATCGCCCGGGAAATAGCCGCACATATGCGCTTCGACCGGTTCGGCACGGAGGGGAAGTACAACATCGTCAGCCTGTACTTCGACTCCGAGGATGGCAGGATCTATTCGGAGACACGCAATAAGCTCAGGTTCCGCCAGAAGCTGAGGCTCCGGGTCTATGATGATGCCGATCTCACCAGTACGGCATTCCTCGAAGTGAAGCAGAAGTACAACAATGTGGTCAACAAGCGACGGACGGGGCTGCCGTTGCATGCGGCATATGACTACATATATGGGGGCCGCGATGTGGTGGAAGCGGCGACGAACCCGCAGATCTTCAGGGAGGCGGACCATTTCAGGGAACTCTACAACCTCGCGCCGCAGGTGGTCGTGAGCTATGACCGCCAGGCCTTCCACGGCATACGTGAGGACGACCTCCGGGTGACGTTCGACTACAATCTGCGCTGCCGTTCGGATGATCTGAATATAGAGAACGGACCGCATGGCACCCACTTCATCGACCTAGGTCTTGTCGTGATGGAAGTGAAGATGTCTTCAAGCATCCCGCTGTGGCTGACGGAGATTTTGTCCGCCCACGGGCTCCGGAAGGAAGGGGTATCCAAATTCTGCACCAGCATCGACGTTGAAACGAAGGGCATCGAGCATGCCGTAAATGAGAAAAGGACGGGATAA
- a CDS encoding MerR family transcriptional regulator, whose translation MEYTVKALADLAGVSRRTLRYYDQIGLLTPARINSSGYRIYGRAEVDRLQLILFYRTLGVRLGEIRQLMEDPDFDAEAALRRHHAQLLEERSRIDRLIRNVEQTLEAKEGGRHMKDKDKFEGFKEEKLQENEAQYGEEIREKYGEDTVRASNEKWMGMSEADYDRMTAVEAELKAVLKEAVDDPMEEHAREAARLHKEWLMFTWSTYSKEAHQGLAEMYVYDERFKKYYDDVAPGAAAFLRDAIVAHAE comes from the coding sequence ATGGAGTATACGGTGAAGGCGCTTGCCGACCTCGCCGGCGTGAGCCGGCGGACACTCAGGTATTACGACCAGATCGGACTGCTCACACCCGCCCGCATCAACAGCTCGGGCTACCGGATATATGGACGGGCGGAAGTGGACCGGCTGCAGCTCATCCTGTTCTACCGGACACTCGGGGTGCGGCTCGGTGAAATCAGGCAGCTCATGGAGGACCCGGATTTCGACGCGGAAGCGGCACTCCGGCGCCACCATGCCCAGCTGCTTGAAGAACGCAGCAGGATCGACAGGCTGATACGGAATGTGGAACAGACTTTGGAAGCAAAAGAAGGAGGCAGACATATGAAGGACAAGGATAAATTCGAAGGTTTCAAGGAGGAGAAGCTACAGGAAAATGAAGCGCAGTACGGTGAAGAGATCCGTGAGAAGTACGGGGAGGACACCGTCAGGGCATCCAATGAGAAATGGATGGGCATGTCGGAAGCGGACTACGACAGGATGACGGCGGTTGAAGCGGAGCTCAAGGCAGTCCTGAAGGAGGCGGTGGATGACCCGATGGAAGAGCACGCCCGGGAGGCTGCCCGGCTGCATAAGGAATGGCTGATGTTCACATGGAGCACCTATTCGAAAGAAGCCCATCAGGGACTCGCCGAAATGTATGTATATGACGAGCGCTTCAAAAAATATTATGACGACGTCGCACCGGGTGCTGCAGCATTCCTGCGGGATGCGATCGTCGCCCATGCAGAATAA
- a CDS encoding spore coat protein, producing MAKKKDKKQNKNADKPELAVHETLELHEVTTVKQASLLKAGMMESLVEDAKLREIIRKERKISKKAIDEIQELLP from the coding sequence ATGGCCAAGAAGAAGGATAAGAAGCAGAATAAAAATGCAGACAAGCCGGAGCTTGCGGTGCATGAGACACTGGAACTCCATGAGGTGACGACGGTGAAGCAGGCATCGCTCCTCAAGGCGGGCATGATGGAATCGCTCGTCGAGGATGCCAAGCTGCGTGAAATCATACGCAAGGAGCGCAAAATCTCCAAAAAGGCGATTGATGAAATACAGGAACTTCTGCCCTAG
- a CDS encoding spore coat protein, translating into MEMEEMLEQAGEKRDELIATEMLVTAKAAVRTYAVALTEAASPEVRDVLKRQLTQAINQHARIADYMMENGMYHAHNVKDQLKNDKKKVKTVKKLTKKDK; encoded by the coding sequence ATGGAAATGGAGGAAATGCTTGAACAGGCAGGAGAGAAGCGGGATGAACTCATCGCAACGGAGATGCTCGTCACAGCCAAAGCTGCCGTACGCACATATGCCGTGGCGCTGACGGAAGCGGCGTCACCGGAAGTCCGTGATGTGCTGAAACGCCAGCTGACGCAGGCGATCAACCAGCATGCACGGATCGCCGACTACATGATGGAGAACGGCATGTATCATGCCCATAACGTCAAGGATCAGCTGAAGAACGACAAGAAGAAAGTGAAGACCGTAAAGAAGCTCACCAAAAAAGATAAATAG
- a CDS encoding MarR family winged helix-turn-helix transcriptional regulator, with protein sequence MSKLNTRNVCRYIYLLNAKIDHLVEFRTKYGALSREQLYIIEMVAEEPGITQKTLIGRLKREQTSISRAVQKLVDQNYLIKRQHHDDMRASYLEVTAQSVETLDELEEKICEVTDDVLEKLDRDEKKALTDILEKIHL encoded by the coding sequence ATGAGTAAATTGAACACACGGAATGTCTGCAGATACATCTATCTGCTCAATGCAAAGATCGATCATCTGGTCGAATTCAGGACAAAGTACGGTGCATTGTCCAGGGAACAGCTCTACATCATCGAAATGGTGGCTGAGGAGCCGGGCATCACACAGAAGACGCTCATCGGGCGGTTGAAACGGGAGCAGACTTCGATTTCCCGTGCCGTCCAGAAGCTCGTCGACCAGAACTACCTCATCAAACGTCAGCATCATGATGACATGCGGGCCTCATATCTTGAAGTGACGGCACAGTCGGTGGAGACGCTCGATGAACTGGAAGAGAAGATCTGTGAAGTGACGGATGACGTACTTGAGAAGCTGGATCGAGATGAGAAGAAGGCGCTGACCGACATTCTTGAAAAAATTCATCTGTGA